In Streptosporangium album, the following are encoded in one genomic region:
- a CDS encoding ABC transporter substrate-binding protein, which yields MKRTISIAAGAALLALSVAACSGGSSPAGPADPAGSSQASSAGFQEQHRGGTLRLQAKAGDGTLDPHINYSNGNWQVFQAMYDGLLAFKKVGGEASYDLVPDLAEAMPQVSQDGRSYTFTLRKGVKFAGGGEVTVDDVVASFERIYKVSGPTSGTFYAGIVGAAACVKKPKECTLDKGVVADKAKNTVTINLVEPDSEFPLKLALPHAAVLPKDTPDKDQGTKPIGGTGPYTAASYDPNKELKLVRNPNFTEWSREAQPQGYPDEIVYSYGLTAEAAVTAVQNGQADWVFDPLPADRLSEIGTKYASQAHVNQLSAFWYLPLNTNLAPFDKPEARQALNWAIDRQAVVKMYGGANVAQPACTLLPPGIPGHADFCDFPKPDLAKAKELVQQSGTAGQEVSVVVADDEVGKQIGEYVRSTLEQIGYQAKLKVISTNIHFTYIQNDKNKVQVSVSQWYADYPAASDFLHVLLSCASFRPGSDSSINISGYCDKDIDARMAEAMTLDRTDKDAANAKWGEIDRDLTKASPIIPLFTPKQVDFVSSRVGNYQFHKQFFMLISQLWVK from the coding sequence ATGAAGCGCACCATCTCGATCGCGGCGGGCGCGGCCCTGCTCGCCCTGTCCGTCGCCGCCTGTTCCGGCGGTTCGTCCCCGGCCGGACCGGCCGACCCGGCCGGCTCCTCCCAGGCGAGCTCCGCGGGATTCCAGGAGCAGCACAGAGGCGGCACGCTCCGCCTGCAGGCCAAGGCCGGCGACGGCACGCTCGACCCGCACATCAACTACAGCAACGGCAACTGGCAGGTCTTCCAGGCCATGTACGACGGCCTGCTGGCCTTCAAGAAGGTCGGCGGCGAGGCCTCCTACGACCTGGTCCCGGACCTGGCCGAGGCCATGCCCCAGGTCAGCCAGGACGGCAGGTCCTACACCTTCACCCTCCGCAAGGGCGTGAAGTTCGCCGGCGGCGGCGAGGTCACCGTCGACGACGTGGTGGCCTCCTTCGAGCGGATCTACAAGGTCTCCGGGCCCACCTCCGGCACCTTCTACGCCGGGATCGTCGGCGCCGCCGCCTGCGTCAAGAAGCCCAAGGAGTGCACGCTCGACAAGGGCGTGGTGGCCGACAAGGCCAAGAACACGGTCACGATCAACCTGGTCGAGCCGGACTCGGAGTTCCCGCTCAAGCTCGCCCTGCCGCACGCGGCGGTGCTGCCGAAGGACACCCCGGACAAGGACCAGGGCACCAAGCCGATCGGCGGCACCGGGCCCTACACGGCGGCCTCCTACGACCCCAACAAGGAGCTCAAGCTCGTCCGCAACCCCAACTTCACCGAGTGGTCGCGCGAGGCGCAGCCGCAGGGCTACCCGGACGAGATCGTCTACTCCTACGGCCTCACCGCCGAGGCCGCGGTCACCGCGGTCCAGAACGGCCAGGCCGACTGGGTCTTCGACCCGCTGCCCGCCGACCGGCTCAGCGAGATCGGCACCAAGTACGCCTCCCAGGCGCACGTGAACCAGCTTTCGGCCTTCTGGTACCTGCCGCTCAACACCAACCTGGCGCCGTTCGACAAGCCCGAGGCCCGCCAGGCGCTCAACTGGGCGATCGACCGCCAGGCCGTGGTGAAGATGTACGGCGGGGCCAACGTGGCCCAGCCCGCCTGCACGCTCCTGCCGCCCGGCATCCCCGGCCACGCCGACTTCTGCGACTTCCCCAAGCCGGACCTGGCCAAGGCCAAGGAGCTCGTCCAGCAGTCGGGCACCGCGGGCCAGGAGGTCTCCGTGGTCGTCGCCGACGACGAGGTGGGCAAGCAGATCGGCGAGTACGTCCGCAGCACCCTGGAGCAGATCGGCTACCAGGCCAAGCTCAAGGTCATCTCGACGAACATCCACTTCACCTACATCCAGAACGACAAGAACAAGGTCCAGGTCAGCGTCTCCCAGTGGTACGCCGACTACCCCGCAGCCTCGGACTTCCTGCACGTGCTGCTCTCCTGCGCGTCCTTCCGTCCGGGCAGCGACTCCAGCATCAACATCTCCGGCTACTGCGACAAGGACATCGACGCCCGGATGGCCGAGGCCATGACGCTGGACCGGACCGACAAGGACGCCGCGAACGCCAAGTGGGGCGAGATCGACCGCGACCTGACCAAGGCGAGCCCGATCATCCCGCTGTTCACCCCCAAGCAGGTGGACTTCGTCTCCAGCAGGGTCGGCAACTACCAGTTCCACAAGCAGTTCTTCATGCTCATCTCCCAGCTCTGGGTCAAGTAG
- the rpsO gene encoding 30S ribosomal protein S15, which translates to MSLDTAAKKQIIGEYAKGETDTGSPEVQIALLSKRISELTEHLKTHKHDHHSRRGLLLLVGRRRRLLKYLASKDITRYRSLIERLGLRR; encoded by the coding sequence GTGTCGCTCGACACCGCAGCCAAGAAGCAGATCATCGGTGAGTACGCCAAGGGTGAGACCGACACCGGTTCCCCCGAGGTGCAGATCGCGCTGCTGAGCAAGCGCATCAGCGAGCTCACCGAGCACCTGAAGACGCACAAGCACGACCACCACAGCCGCCGCGGCCTGCTGCTGCTCGTCGGTCGCCGCCGCCGTCTGCTGAAGTACCTGGCGAGCAAGGACATCACGCGTTACCGTTCGCTGATCGAGCGGCTCGGCCTGCGTCGATAG
- a CDS encoding polyribonucleotide nucleotidyltransferase, which produces MEGVHNSEAVIDNGSFGTRTIRFETGRLARQAAGSAVVYLDDETMVLSATTASKHPKENLDFFPLTVDVEERMYAAGRIPGSFFRREGRPSEDAILTCRLIDRPLRPSFVKGLRNEIQVVATIMALNPDHLYDVVAINAASLSTQLAGLPFSGPIGGVRVALIEGQWVAFPTHSELANATFDMVVAGRVLEDGDVAIMMVEAESTRDTLKLIADGAVAPNEETVAQGLEASKPFIKVLCEAQSRIAQVAAKETAEYPLFLDYQDDVLEAVTNAVKSELAAALTIAGKQEREAELDRVKALAVEKVGSEFEGREKEISAAFRSLTKKLMRERVIAEGVRIDGRGVKDIRQLNAEVHVVPRVHGSALFERGETQILGITTLNMLRMEQMIDTLNPERTKRYMHNYNFPPYSTGETGRVGSPKRREIGHGALAERALVPVLPAREEFPYAIRQVSEALGSNGSTSMGSVCASTMALLDAGVPLKGIVAGIAMGLINEGDQYVTLTDILGAEDAMGDMDFKVAGTKEVITALQLDTKLDGIPASILAAALKQAKGARLAIIDVMQEAIDSPAEMNATAPRIITIKVPVDKIGEVIGPKGKMINQIQDDTGAEITIEDDGTIYIGATDGPSAEAARSAINAIANPHMPEVGERYLGTVVKIAAFGAFISLMPGKDGLLHVSQIRKLHGGKRIENVEDVMNVGEKIQVEIAEIDSRGKLSLVPVEVVEKEAAAKADGDAPEEQPAAAPAADERPRDERPRRTRTRTSGGGSRGGEDRNS; this is translated from the coding sequence GTGGAGGGTGTCCACAACAGCGAAGCCGTTATCGACAACGGCTCTTTCGGCACGCGTACCATCCGGTTCGAGACCGGGCGGCTCGCGCGCCAGGCGGCGGGTTCCGCCGTCGTCTATCTGGATGACGAGACGATGGTCCTGTCCGCGACCACCGCCTCCAAGCATCCCAAGGAGAACCTCGACTTCTTCCCGCTCACGGTGGACGTCGAGGAGCGGATGTACGCCGCGGGCCGCATCCCCGGCTCGTTCTTCCGTCGTGAGGGCCGTCCTTCCGAGGACGCCATCCTCACCTGCCGTCTGATCGACCGGCCGCTGCGCCCGTCCTTCGTCAAGGGCCTGCGCAACGAGATCCAGGTTGTGGCGACCATCATGGCGCTCAACCCCGACCACCTGTACGACGTGGTCGCGATCAACGCCGCGTCCCTGTCCACCCAGCTCGCCGGGCTGCCCTTCTCCGGCCCGATCGGCGGCGTCCGCGTCGCGCTGATCGAGGGTCAGTGGGTCGCCTTCCCGACCCACTCGGAGCTGGCGAACGCCACCTTCGACATGGTGGTCGCCGGGCGTGTCCTGGAGGACGGCGACGTCGCGATCATGATGGTCGAGGCCGAGTCCACCCGCGACACGCTCAAGCTCATCGCCGACGGCGCCGTCGCGCCGAACGAGGAGACGGTGGCCCAGGGCCTGGAGGCGTCCAAGCCGTTCATCAAGGTCCTGTGTGAGGCGCAGTCCAGGATCGCCCAGGTCGCCGCCAAGGAGACCGCCGAGTACCCGCTGTTCCTCGACTACCAGGACGACGTCCTGGAGGCCGTGACCAACGCGGTCAAGAGCGAGCTCGCCGCCGCGCTGACCATCGCCGGCAAGCAGGAGCGTGAGGCCGAGCTCGACCGCGTCAAGGCTCTGGCCGTCGAGAAGGTCGGCTCCGAGTTCGAGGGGCGTGAGAAGGAGATCAGCGCCGCGTTCCGCTCGCTGACCAAGAAGCTCATGCGCGAGCGGGTCATCGCCGAGGGCGTCCGCATCGACGGCCGTGGCGTCAAGGACATCCGTCAGCTCAACGCCGAGGTCCACGTCGTGCCCCGCGTGCACGGCTCCGCCCTGTTCGAGCGTGGCGAGACCCAGATCCTGGGCATCACGACCCTGAACATGCTCCGCATGGAGCAGATGATCGACACGCTCAACCCCGAGCGCACCAAGCGCTACATGCACAACTACAACTTCCCGCCCTACTCCACCGGTGAGACCGGCCGCGTGGGCTCGCCCAAGCGCCGCGAGATCGGCCACGGCGCGCTCGCCGAGCGGGCGCTCGTCCCGGTCCTTCCGGCCCGCGAGGAGTTCCCCTACGCGATCCGGCAGGTCTCCGAGGCGCTCGGCTCCAACGGCTCGACCTCCATGGGCTCGGTCTGCGCCTCGACCATGGCGCTGCTCGACGCGGGTGTCCCGCTCAAGGGCATCGTCGCGGGCATCGCGATGGGCCTGATCAACGAGGGCGACCAGTACGTCACGCTGACCGACATCCTCGGTGCCGAGGACGCCATGGGCGACATGGACTTCAAGGTCGCCGGCACCAAGGAGGTCATCACCGCCCTCCAGCTCGACACCAAGCTCGACGGCATCCCGGCGTCGATCCTGGCCGCCGCGCTGAAGCAGGCCAAGGGCGCCCGCCTGGCCATCATCGACGTGATGCAGGAGGCCATCGACTCTCCGGCGGAGATGAACGCGACGGCCCCGCGCATCATCACGATCAAGGTCCCGGTGGACAAGATCGGCGAGGTCATCGGCCCGAAGGGCAAGATGATCAACCAGATCCAGGACGACACCGGCGCCGAGATCACGATCGAGGACGACGGAACCATCTACATCGGCGCCACCGACGGCCCGTCCGCCGAGGCGGCCAGGTCGGCGATCAACGCCATCGCCAACCCGCACATGCCGGAGGTCGGCGAACGCTACCTGGGCACGGTCGTCAAGATCGCCGCCTTCGGTGCCTTCATCTCCCTCATGCCGGGCAAGGACGGCCTGCTGCACGTCTCCCAGATCCGCAAGCTGCACGGCGGCAAGCGCATCGAGAACGTCGAGGACGTCATGAACGTCGGCGAGAAGATCCAGGTGGAGATCGCCGAGATCGACTCGCGCGGCAAGCTCTCCCTGGTCCCCGTCGAGGTCGTCGAGAAGGAGGCCGCGGCCAAGGCCGACGGCGACGCTCCCGAGGAGCAGCCCGCAGCCGCGCCCGCGGCCGACGAGCGGCCCCGTGACGAGCGGCCCCGCCGCACCCGCACCCGGACCAGCGGCGGCGGCAGCCGCGGGGGAGAAGACCGCAACTCGTGA
- a CDS encoding ABC transporter permease, whose amino-acid sequence MIGYILRRFGAAVLVLFAISVLVFLIFFATPGVDPAARIAGKNADPATLEQVRASFGFDRPLPVQYLMMMKHLFVSHDLTSFVNRGTLVIPQIMDAVPVTLSLVVGAAVIWMVLGVAMGTLAGAMRGTLVDPLVMLLGVFGVSLPVYWLGEVVNLVTQKELHDSVFSWVPPLGYVPFSQSPGQWALHLLLPWLTLALLYAGIYARLLRGELIQALNEDYVRTARAKGLSERRILIRHALRCSLIPIVSLFGLDFGALVGGAALLTEVVFGLPGVGKLTYQALQNLDLPVIMGTVLYAAFFVVLANAVVDVLYARLDPRVRRA is encoded by the coding sequence ATGATCGGCTACATCCTGCGGCGCTTCGGCGCCGCGGTGCTCGTCCTCTTCGCGATCAGCGTGCTGGTCTTCCTGATCTTCTTCGCCACTCCGGGCGTGGATCCGGCGGCCCGCATCGCGGGCAAGAACGCCGACCCGGCCACGCTGGAGCAGGTGCGCGCCTCCTTCGGCTTCGACCGGCCGCTGCCGGTGCAGTACCTGATGATGATGAAGCACCTGTTCGTCAGCCACGACCTCACCTCCTTCGTCAACCGCGGCACGCTGGTGATCCCGCAGATCATGGACGCGGTCCCGGTCACGCTCTCGCTCGTGGTGGGCGCCGCGGTGATCTGGATGGTGCTGGGGGTGGCGATGGGCACCCTCGCCGGCGCCATGCGCGGCACGCTGGTCGACCCGCTGGTCATGCTGCTCGGCGTGTTCGGCGTCTCGCTGCCGGTCTACTGGCTGGGTGAGGTGGTCAACCTGGTCACCCAGAAGGAACTGCACGACTCGGTCTTCTCCTGGGTTCCGCCGCTCGGCTACGTCCCGTTCTCGCAGAGCCCGGGACAGTGGGCGCTGCACCTGCTCCTGCCGTGGCTGACCCTGGCCCTGCTGTACGCGGGGATCTACGCCAGGCTGCTGCGCGGCGAGCTGATCCAGGCCCTGAACGAGGACTATGTGCGCACCGCCCGCGCCAAGGGCCTGTCCGAACGGCGCATCCTGATCAGGCATGCCCTGCGCTGCTCGCTGATCCCGATCGTGTCGCTGTTCGGCCTGGACTTCGGCGCTCTGGTCGGCGGCGCGGCACTGCTCACCGAGGTGGTCTTCGGCCTGCCGGGGGTCGGCAAGCTCACCTACCAGGCGCTGCAGAACCTGGACCTACCCGTGATCATGGGCACGGTCCTCTATGCCGCCTTCTTCGTCGTGCTGGCCAACGCCGTGGTGGACGTCCTGTACGCCCGGCTCGACCCGAGGGTGCGCCGTGCCTGA
- a CDS encoding bifunctional riboflavin kinase/FAD synthetase, with protein MRGWHGLDDVPGDWGRSVITIGVFDGVHLGHQQMVARAVEMAEELGLLSVVVTFDPHPEEVVRPGTHPPRLTTARHRTELLAQLGVDAVCVLPFTLEFSRMSPDEFVQTVLVDRLHAGGVVVGENFRFGHKAAGDVETLQTLGEKYDFVAEAVPLVSNGETISSTLIRERLAAGDMEAVATALGRPHRVEGVVVRGYQRGRRLGFPTANVEPPDFTAIPADGVYAGWLQGISTGNLPAVYGGERWPAAISVGTNPTFEGVPRTVEAYALDRDDLDLYGAHMAVDFGPRLRGNVKFDSIEALIRQMHADVDEARRLTS; from the coding sequence GTGCGAGGCTGGCACGGATTGGACGACGTGCCCGGAGACTGGGGCAGGTCCGTCATCACGATCGGCGTCTTCGACGGGGTTCACCTCGGGCACCAGCAGATGGTGGCCCGCGCGGTCGAGATGGCCGAGGAGCTCGGACTGCTCTCGGTCGTGGTGACCTTCGACCCGCATCCGGAGGAGGTGGTGCGGCCCGGCACGCACCCGCCCCGGCTGACGACGGCCCGGCACCGCACCGAGCTGCTCGCCCAACTCGGCGTGGACGCGGTGTGCGTGCTGCCGTTCACGCTGGAGTTCTCCCGGATGAGCCCGGACGAGTTCGTGCAGACCGTGCTGGTCGACCGGTTGCACGCGGGCGGGGTCGTGGTGGGGGAGAACTTCCGCTTCGGGCACAAGGCCGCGGGCGACGTCGAGACCCTGCAGACCCTCGGTGAGAAGTACGACTTCGTGGCCGAGGCGGTCCCGCTGGTGAGCAACGGGGAGACCATCTCCTCCACTCTCATACGCGAGCGGCTCGCCGCCGGGGACATGGAGGCCGTCGCCACGGCGCTCGGCCGTCCGCACCGCGTCGAGGGCGTGGTCGTCCGCGGTTACCAGCGCGGGCGCCGGCTCGGCTTCCCCACGGCGAACGTGGAACCGCCCGACTTCACCGCGATCCCCGCCGACGGCGTCTACGCCGGCTGGCTGCAGGGGATCTCGACGGGCAATCTGCCGGCCGTCTACGGCGGCGAGCGCTGGCCCGCCGCCATCTCGGTGGGCACCAACCCCACCTTCGAAGGGGTGCCGCGCACCGTCGAGGCCTACGCGCTCGACCGCGACGACCTGGACCTCTACGGCGCCCACATGGCCGTGGACTTCGGGCCCCGGCTCCGCGGCAACGTCAAGTTCGACTCGATCGAGGCGCTCATCCGGCAGATGCACGCGGATGTGGACGAGGCACGCCGTCTCACCTCCTGA
- a CDS encoding proline iminopeptidase-family hydrolase: MAIPEPTTQGLAPFKDWHTWYRVTGDLNADKAPLVVLHGGPGAAHDYTLRMARLAEQDRAVVHYDQLGVGLSTHLPDRGAGFWTAELFLDELDNLLAHLGIAGRYHLIGQSWGGMLAAEHAVLRPEGLKGLIIADSPASMKLWREECDRLRAELPAEVERTLREHEAAGTTDSPEYRAAEKVFNARHVCMIVPNPPEVLASDAKTAEDPTVYHTMNGPTEFHVVGTLQDWSVVDRLHRVTAPTLLVSGRHDEATPRTVQPFADHIPDVRWQIFEHSSHMPHIEEEELFLQVVGSFLDSTD, encoded by the coding sequence GTGGCGATCCCCGAACCGACCACCCAGGGCCTGGCCCCCTTCAAGGACTGGCATACCTGGTACCGCGTCACGGGCGACCTGAACGCGGACAAGGCCCCCCTCGTCGTGCTGCACGGCGGCCCCGGCGCGGCCCACGACTACACGCTGCGCATGGCGCGGCTGGCCGAGCAGGACCGGGCGGTCGTCCACTACGACCAGCTCGGCGTGGGGCTCTCCACCCACCTGCCCGACCGCGGCGCCGGCTTCTGGACGGCCGAGCTCTTCCTCGACGAGCTGGACAACCTGCTCGCTCATCTCGGCATCGCCGGCCGCTACCACCTGATCGGCCAGTCATGGGGCGGCATGCTGGCCGCCGAGCACGCCGTCCTGCGGCCCGAGGGCCTCAAGGGGCTGATCATCGCCGACTCGCCCGCCTCGATGAAGCTCTGGCGCGAGGAGTGCGACCGGCTGCGCGCCGAGCTCCCGGCCGAGGTCGAGCGGACGCTCCGCGAGCACGAGGCCGCCGGGACCACCGACAGCCCCGAATACCGCGCGGCGGAGAAGGTGTTCAACGCCCGCCACGTCTGCATGATCGTGCCCAATCCGCCGGAGGTCCTGGCCAGCGACGCCAAGACCGCCGAGGACCCGACCGTGTACCACACGATGAACGGGCCGACCGAGTTCCACGTCGTCGGCACCCTGCAGGACTGGTCGGTCGTCGACCGGCTGCACCGGGTGACCGCGCCGACCCTGCTCGTCTCCGGGCGGCACGACGAGGCCACCCCTCGCACCGTGCAGCCCTTCGCGGACCACATCCCCGACGTCCGATGGCAGATCTTCGAGCACTCCAGCCACATGCCGCACATCGAGGAAGAGGAGCTCTTCCTGCAGGTGGTCGGCTCATTCCTCGACTCCACGGACTAG
- a CDS encoding ABC transporter ATP-binding protein — MPDQPILEVDDLRVRFRTGRGHFTAVDGLSFSVRPGEVLGVVGESGSGKSVSMLGVLRLIRTPNAEISGKIIFRGRDLLALKDREMRAIRGREIAMIFQDPMTALTPVYTVGWQIAEQIRAHERISKKEARDRAVRLLDEVGIPAPGKRVDSYPHEFSGGMRQRVVIAMALSCNPGLLIADEPTTALDVTTQAQILDLMRGLRTDHGSAIIMITHDMGVVSEIADEVLVMYGGRAVERGPRKNVFHTPRHPYTWGLLDSVPRVDGPRVRRLATIPGTPGASGGGCPFADRCAHRHAVCDEVPSLVGGSGHLDACWLPGEDRAEIRRGDRSGLEATPVRHSARTADEER, encoded by the coding sequence GTGCCTGACCAACCGATTCTCGAAGTCGACGACCTCCGGGTGCGCTTCCGCACCGGCAGGGGCCATTTCACGGCTGTTGACGGGCTGTCGTTCTCCGTACGGCCCGGCGAGGTGCTGGGCGTCGTGGGGGAGTCGGGCTCCGGCAAGAGCGTGTCGATGCTCGGCGTGCTCCGGCTGATCCGTACACCTAACGCGGAAATCTCCGGAAAGATCATCTTTCGCGGCCGGGATCTGCTGGCTCTGAAGGATCGGGAGATGCGCGCCATCCGAGGCCGGGAGATCGCCATGATCTTCCAGGACCCGATGACGGCCCTCACCCCCGTCTACACGGTCGGCTGGCAGATCGCCGAGCAGATCCGCGCCCACGAGAGGATCTCGAAGAAGGAGGCCCGCGATCGCGCGGTCAGGTTGCTCGACGAGGTCGGCATCCCGGCCCCCGGCAAGCGGGTGGACTCCTACCCGCACGAGTTCTCCGGTGGCATGCGCCAGCGCGTGGTCATCGCCATGGCGCTGTCGTGCAACCCCGGGCTGCTGATCGCCGACGAGCCCACCACCGCGCTCGACGTCACCACCCAGGCGCAGATCCTCGACCTGATGCGCGGCCTGCGCACCGACCACGGATCGGCGATCATTATGATCACCCACGACATGGGAGTGGTCTCGGAGATCGCGGACGAGGTCCTGGTCATGTACGGCGGGCGGGCGGTCGAGCGCGGTCCCCGCAAGAACGTCTTCCACACCCCCCGCCATCCCTACACCTGGGGCCTGCTCGATTCGGTGCCCCGGGTGGACGGCCCGCGCGTCCGGCGGCTGGCCACGATCCCGGGCACGCCCGGCGCGTCGGGGGGCGGCTGCCCCTTCGCCGACCGCTGCGCCCACCGCCACGCGGTCTGCGACGAGGTCCCCTCCCTCGTCGGCGGGTCCGGCCATCTCGACGCCTGCTGGTTGCCCGGGGAGGACAGGGCGGAGATCCGGCGCGGCGACCGGAGCGGCCTGGAGGCCACCCCGGTGCGACACAGCGCCCGCACAGCGGATGAGGAGCGGTGA
- a CDS encoding ABC transporter permease, protein MSTVSGAEPIPAVAAPVRPGAGPWRQAATRILRNRSALTAGAGLLLIALVCLLAPVYAGSIAHTEPFVSNISGTTVVGGQEVQVLQQSTEGLGLGVTPIGPTGDPGHYLLGADNQGRDVMARLLYGGRNSLLIGVSSALLCCALATVLGVVAGYFGGWIDALLSRFFDVIWAFPVYLLAICLSVVLLTSGLHLGPVHIDAGSLALPIVIIALIYVPYVARPLRGQVMALRDKEFLHAAVGLGASDLRIMRREVLPNILPTVVVFLPLMTALNMLTESALSFLSVGVQSPDASWGTIINDGLALLYTRPMITIAAGLFVALTAVALNVFGDGVRDALDPNARLRGGA, encoded by the coding sequence ATGAGCACGGTGAGCGGGGCCGAGCCCATCCCCGCCGTCGCCGCCCCGGTCCGGCCCGGTGCCGGTCCGTGGCGGCAGGCCGCCACCCGGATCCTGCGTAACCGCTCCGCGCTGACCGCCGGAGCCGGGCTGCTCCTCATCGCGCTCGTCTGCCTGCTGGCCCCGGTCTACGCGGGTTCGATCGCGCACACCGAACCGTTCGTCTCCAACATCTCCGGCACCACGGTCGTGGGCGGCCAGGAGGTCCAGGTCCTCCAGCAGAGCACCGAGGGCCTCGGCCTGGGCGTCACCCCGATCGGCCCGACCGGCGACCCCGGCCACTACCTGCTCGGCGCGGACAACCAGGGCCGCGACGTCATGGCCAGGCTCCTGTACGGCGGGCGCAACAGCCTGCTGATCGGCGTCTCCTCGGCGCTGCTCTGCTGCGCGCTGGCCACCGTGCTCGGCGTGGTCGCCGGCTACTTCGGCGGCTGGATCGACGCGCTGCTCTCCCGGTTCTTCGACGTGATCTGGGCCTTCCCGGTCTACCTGCTGGCCATCTGCCTGTCGGTGGTGCTGCTCACCAGCGGCCTGCACCTGGGGCCGGTCCACATCGACGCGGGCAGCCTCGCGCTGCCGATCGTCATCATCGCGCTGATCTACGTCCCCTATGTGGCCCGGCCGCTGCGCGGCCAGGTCATGGCGCTGCGCGACAAGGAGTTCCTGCACGCGGCCGTCGGCTTGGGCGCGAGCGACCTGCGGATCATGCGCCGTGAGGTGCTGCCGAACATCCTGCCCACGGTGGTGGTGTTCCTGCCGCTGATGACCGCGCTCAACATGCTCACCGAGTCGGCGCTGTCGTTCCTGTCGGTCGGCGTCCAGTCGCCCGACGCGAGCTGGGGCACGATCATCAACGACGGCCTCGCCCTGCTCTACACCCGGCCGATGATCACCATCGCCGCGGGACTGTTCGTCGCGCTGACCGCGGTCGCGCTCAACGTCTTCGGCGACGGCGTGCGCGACGCGCTCGACCCGAACGCCCGGCTGCGGGGAGGCGCCTGA
- a CDS encoding ABC transporter ATP-binding protein: MNTTDTTMSTLLRATDVVKHFKARGGRGVRAVNGVSLEVRAGETLGVVGESGCGKSTLGRCLVRLTDVTAGRVEFDGQDITGLSRRALRPVRKGLQLVFQDPYASLNPRRTAGDAVAEPLRIHGYGDAGAIRKRVGELFDLVGLARTHLDRYPHEFSGGQRQRIGIARAIAPAPRLVVADEPVSALDVSVQAQVLNLFADLQEELGLTYVFIAHDLGVVRHVSDRIAVMYLGEIVEVAEAEALYAAPSHPYTHALLSAVPEIDDGSGAPRRERVVLTGDVPSPIDRPTGCSFHPRCPIAQERCRTERPALSLAGGRQVACHFPMSSPIGEMAARHGRL, translated from the coding sequence GTGAACACAACGGATACGACGATGAGCACCCTGCTCAGGGCCACCGACGTGGTCAAGCACTTCAAGGCGCGCGGCGGCCGCGGCGTGCGGGCCGTCAACGGGGTCTCGCTGGAGGTGCGCGCCGGGGAGACCCTCGGCGTGGTCGGCGAGTCCGGGTGCGGCAAGTCCACGCTCGGCCGCTGCCTGGTCCGGCTGACCGACGTCACCGCGGGCAGGGTGGAGTTCGACGGGCAGGACATCACCGGCCTGTCCCGGCGCGCCCTCCGCCCGGTCCGCAAGGGCCTGCAGCTCGTCTTCCAGGACCCCTACGCCTCGCTCAACCCGCGCCGCACGGCAGGTGACGCCGTCGCCGAACCTCTCAGGATTCACGGGTACGGCGACGCCGGCGCGATCAGGAAACGCGTTGGCGAGCTGTTCGACCTGGTCGGCCTGGCCAGGACCCATCTGGACCGCTACCCGCACGAGTTCTCCGGCGGCCAGCGCCAGCGGATCGGCATCGCCAGGGCCATCGCCCCGGCGCCCAGGCTCGTGGTGGCCGACGAGCCGGTCTCCGCGCTCGACGTGTCGGTTCAGGCGCAGGTGCTCAACCTCTTCGCCGATCTCCAGGAGGAGCTCGGGCTCACCTACGTCTTCATCGCGCACGACCTGGGCGTGGTGCGGCACGTGTCGGACCGGATCGCGGTGATGTACCTCGGGGAGATCGTCGAGGTGGCCGAGGCCGAGGCGCTGTACGCGGCTCCCTCGCATCCCTACACTCACGCGCTGCTGTCAGCCGTCCCCGAGATCGACGACGGGTCCGGAGCGCCGCGCCGTGAGCGTGTCGTGCTGACCGGCGACGTGCCCAGCCCGATCGACCGGCCCACCGGCTGCTCTTTCCACCCCCGCTGCCCGATCGCCCAGGAGCGGTGCCGTACCGAACGTCCCGCGCTTAGCCTTGCCGGAGGACGTCAGGTGGCCTGTCACTTTCCAATGAGCTCCCCGATTGGAGAGATGGCCGCCAGGCATGGCAGGCTTTAG